In Gigantopelta aegis isolate Gae_Host unplaced genomic scaffold, Gae_host_genome ctg2599_pilon_pilon:::debris, whole genome shotgun sequence, the following proteins share a genomic window:
- the LOC121391536 gene encoding uncharacterized protein LOC121391536: MEMIHERYSKSTWIYAFTDGSAENAIRNGGSGAYISYPDGSSVSISTPVGELSSNYTAEVQALIIATGHLAEEEGQHNIVLLTDSLSALQSLSSGHTGHITKLLQTKLNILAQSRKVTLQWIPAHRSCRQ, encoded by the coding sequence ATGGAAATGATTCATGAGCGTTATTCAAAGTCAACATGGATCTATGCCTTCACAGATGGTTCAGCAGAGAATGCCATTCGAAATGGTGGAAGTGGAGCATATATCAGTTATCCAGATGGATCCTCTGTCTCCATTTCCACCCCAGTTGGAGAGTTAAGCTCAAACTACACAGCAGAAGTGCAAGCCCTCATCATCGCAACAGGACATCTGGCCGAGGAAGAAGGACAACATAACATAGTGCTTCTCACTGACTCCCTGTCTGCACTCCAGTCACTTTCATCAGGACACACAGGCCATATCACCAAACTGCTGCAAACTAAGCTAAACATCCTTGCCCAAAGCCGGAAAGTGACCCTCCAGTGGATCCCAGCACACAGGAGTTGCAGGCAGTGA